One stretch of Punica granatum isolate Tunisia-2019 chromosome 5, ASM765513v2, whole genome shotgun sequence DNA includes these proteins:
- the LOC116206590 gene encoding vesicle transport v-SNARE 13-like, translated as MSEVFERYERQYCELSANLSKKCTAAGALDGEQKKQKISEVKAGIDEAESLIRKMDLEARSLQPNVKAVLLVKLREYKSDLNNLKTEVKRLSSGGNYLSARDDLLESGMADTLTASADQRSRLMTTTETLNQSGNRIKESKRTMLETEELGVSILQDLHQQRQSLLHANNTLHGVDDNVGKSKKILTSISRRMNRNKWIIGSIIAVVIVAIILILYFKLK; from the exons ATGAGTGAGGTGTTTGAGAGGTACGAACGCCAGTACTGCGAGCTATCGGCGAATCTGTCGAAGAAGTGCACCGCGGCTGGTGCTCTCGATGGAG AACAAAAGAAGCAAAAGATCTCTGAGGTGAAAGCTGGAATTGATGAAGCAGAATCATTG ATACGAAAAATGGACCTCGAGGCGAGAAGTTTACAGCCAAATGTGAAAGCAGTGCTTCTTGTTAAGCTAAGAGAGTACAAATCGGACCTTAACAACCTAAAGACTGAGGTTAAAAGACTCTCGTCTGGTGGCAACTATTTGTCGGCCCGAGATGATTTGCTGGAGTCAGGGATGGCTGATACTCTGACG GCGTCAGCTGATCAAAGATCCAGGTTAATGACGACGACTGAGACACTAAACCAGTCTGGCAATAGGATAAAGGAAAGTAAAAGGACGATGTTGGAGACAGAAGAGCTCGGCGTGTCAATTCTTCAAGATTTACATCAACAGAGACAGTCACTACTGCACGCCAATAACACG CTTCATGGAGTGGATGACAACGTTGGGAAGAGcaagaaaattttgacttcGATCTCGAGGAGAATGAACCGGAACAAATGGATTATTGGCTCGATAATCGCCGTCGTTATTGTTGCCATAATACTGATATTGTACTTCAAGCTCAAGTAG